In one Bacillus sp. Marseille-P3661 genomic region, the following are encoded:
- a CDS encoding HPr family phosphocarrier protein: MSEKEVKKEIIVNIDESQTITELSQVINPFKSEIYLKKNVNGSIYDINLKSFLGLINLRLSNGDKILVRAVGEDCEAAAAKVIDYLT, translated from the coding sequence ATGAGTGAAAAAGAAGTAAAAAAGGAAATTATAGTAAACATAGATGAATCACAGACAATTACTGAGTTAAGCCAGGTTATTAATCCATTTAAGTCAGAAATTTATTTAAAGAAGAATGTTAACGGTTCGATTTATGATATTAATCTTAAAAGTTTCCTAGGTTTAATTAATCTCCGATTATCCAATGGTGATAAAATACTTGTTCGAGCTGTAGGCGAAGATTGTGAAGCTGCAGCAGCCAAGGTAATCGATTACTTAACATAA
- a CDS encoding sugar kinase, whose product MKELDVVTFGETMVLFTGGDALPLEYVHTFEKQLGGAESNMAIGLKRLGHKVGWFSMLGDDPFGRYVHRTIRGEGVDTTACHYTSDAPQSIFFKEKIAKGLMNIYYYRKGMAASLLAPENLDEQYIAKAKVLHVTGITPALSTSCQQAVFEAIKIAKKHNLKVVFDPNIRYKLWKDRDVAREVMLKIAEQADVILPGLDEGQFLTGKNTPEEIAHVLISGANKTVVIKLGSEGSYYQTATDSGYVKGFEVDEVIDPVGAGDGFAAGIISGLLDEKTMEETLRLGNAIGAIVVGVRGDMEGLPTKQQVESFMSATGRSDVER is encoded by the coding sequence ATGAAAGAACTTGATGTAGTTACATTTGGTGAAACCATGGTCTTATTTACAGGTGGAGATGCACTTCCGCTAGAATATGTACATACATTTGAAAAACAGCTTGGTGGAGCAGAATCAAATATGGCAATTGGTCTTAAACGATTAGGTCATAAGGTAGGATGGTTTAGCATGTTAGGAGACGATCCTTTTGGGCGTTACGTTCACCGAACGATTAGAGGGGAAGGTGTTGATACTACAGCCTGTCATTATACATCTGATGCTCCACAAAGTATCTTTTTTAAAGAAAAGATCGCAAAAGGGCTAATGAATATTTACTATTATCGTAAAGGAATGGCAGCAAGCTTATTAGCTCCTGAAAATCTTGATGAACAATACATAGCAAAAGCAAAAGTATTACATGTAACGGGCATTACACCTGCTTTAAGTACATCTTGCCAACAAGCTGTATTTGAGGCTATTAAAATAGCGAAAAAGCATAATTTAAAGGTTGTTTTTGATCCTAACATTCGTTACAAGCTGTGGAAAGACCGTGATGTAGCAAGAGAGGTTATGTTGAAAATTGCTGAACAAGCAGATGTCATTTTGCCAGGACTAGATGAAGGGCAATTTTTAACTGGCAAAAATACTCCAGAGGAGATTGCACATGTGCTAATAAGCGGTGCTAATAAAACAGTTGTAATTAAACTTGGGAGCGAAGGATCTTATTACCAAACAGCAACTGATTCTGGGTATGTTAAAGGCTTTGAAGTTGATGAGGTTATTGATCCTGTGGGTGCAGGTGATGGCTTTGCAGCTGGTATTATTAGTGGGTTGCTTGATGAAAAAACAATGGAGGAAACACTCCGTTTGGGAAATGCAATTGGTGCGATTGTTGTTGGAGTTCGTGGTGACATGGAGGGTTTACCAACTAAGCAACAGGTTGAAAGCTTTATGTCTGCAACTGGACGTAGTGATGTTGAAAGATAG
- the dgoD gene encoding galactonate dehydratase yields MKITSLETFVVPPRWLFLKITTDEGIVGWGEPVVEGRAHTVKAAVEELSEYLIGKDPLRIEDHWNVMYRAGFYRGGPILMSAISGIDQALWDIKGRFFNAPVYQLLGGACRDSIRVYSWIGGDRPSDVGQAAKDVVNVGFTAVKMNGTEELQYVDSYKKIDEVVERIAAVREAVGGEVGIGIDFHGRVHKPMAKILAKELEPYRPMFIEEPVLAENNEALRDIANHTNIPIATGERMFSRWDFKQLLSDGYVDIIQPDLSHAGGITECKKIASMAEAYDVALAPHCPLGPIALASCLHVDATSHNAFIQEQSLGIHYNQGSDLLDYIEDRSVFEYKEGYVGIPQGPGLGITINEEHVRKMAEVGHNWKNPVWRHKDGSVAEW; encoded by the coding sequence ATGAAAATTACAAGCCTAGAAACTTTTGTAGTCCCACCAAGATGGTTATTTCTTAAAATAACAACGGATGAAGGGATTGTTGGTTGGGGAGAACCTGTTGTCGAGGGTCGTGCGCACACAGTGAAAGCAGCAGTAGAAGAATTAAGTGAGTACTTAATTGGAAAAGATCCACTGCGCATCGAAGATCATTGGAATGTAATGTACCGTGCTGGTTTTTATCGTGGCGGTCCAATCTTAATGAGTGCAATTTCAGGGATTGATCAAGCGCTATGGGATATTAAAGGAAGGTTCTTTAATGCGCCTGTTTACCAGCTGTTAGGTGGTGCATGTCGTGATTCTATCCGTGTTTATTCTTGGATTGGTGGCGATCGTCCAAGTGATGTTGGTCAAGCTGCAAAAGACGTAGTAAACGTAGGCTTTACAGCAGTTAAGATGAATGGTACAGAAGAGCTTCAATATGTAGACTCATATAAGAAAATAGATGAAGTAGTAGAAAGAATAGCAGCTGTTCGCGAAGCTGTTGGTGGGGAAGTTGGTATTGGTATTGATTTCCACGGCCGCGTACATAAACCAATGGCAAAAATTCTTGCGAAAGAATTAGAACCATATCGTCCGATGTTCATTGAAGAGCCTGTATTGGCAGAAAACAACGAAGCACTTCGTGATATAGCTAATCATACGAACATTCCAATTGCAACTGGAGAAAGAATGTTCTCACGTTGGGATTTTAAACAGCTATTATCTGATGGTTATGTTGATATTATCCAACCGGATTTATCACATGCAGGCGGTATTACGGAATGTAAAAAGATTGCATCAATGGCAGAGGCTTATGATGTAGCATTAGCTCCACATTGTCCATTAGGTCCGATTGCGCTAGCTTCATGCTTACATGTTGATGCGACATCACATAATGCATTTATTCAAGAACAAAGTCTAGGTATTCATTATAATCAAGGTAGTGATTTATTGGATTATATTGAAGATCGTTCTGTCTTTGAATATAAAGAAGGGTATGTCGGTATTCCTCAAGGGCCAGGACTTGGTATTACAATCAATGAAGAGCATGTTCGTAAAATGGCAGAGGTTGGTCATAACTGGAAAAACCCTGTTTGGCGTCATAAGGATGGATCTGTAGCAGAGTGGTAG
- a CDS encoding FixH family protein — MLKKLVPFFFLAASLIGCNNQAEEEQIAFPAAVFTISPDTSKINEPITFEVKITAGDQAVEDADVKLEFWQDGQEDSEHIMIPIEHTSDGSYTLEKSFESPGTYFVYYHADAMSMHMMEKSSFTITE, encoded by the coding sequence ATGCTTAAAAAATTAGTTCCATTCTTCTTTCTAGCTGCTAGCTTAATTGGCTGCAACAATCAAGCGGAGGAAGAGCAAATTGCTTTCCCTGCAGCTGTATTTACGATTTCCCCTGATACTTCTAAAATCAATGAACCGATAACCTTCGAAGTGAAAATTACCGCAGGTGACCAAGCTGTCGAAGATGCGGATGTTAAACTTGAGTTTTGGCAAGATGGCCAAGAAGATTCTGAACACATTATGATTCCAATTGAGCATACTAGCGACGGCTCCTACACATTGGAGAAAAGTTTCGAATCTCCTGGAACATACTTTGTCTATTACCATGCAGACGCAATGTCCATGCATATGATGGAAAAAAGCAGTTTTACTATAACAGAGTAA
- the yhfH gene encoding protein YhfH, which translates to MIQSPIEFFKSLEPKQCCECGKVIEEQAESYLSHCDNCHSEVK; encoded by the coding sequence ATGATTCAAAGTCCAATTGAATTTTTTAAATCACTAGAACCTAAACAATGCTGTGAATGCGGAAAAGTTATTGAAGAGCAAGCTGAATCTTATTTAAGCCATTGCGACAACTGTCATAGCGAAGTAAAATAA
- a CDS encoding ABC transporter ATP-binding protein, translating into MLTLQQIFKIFNEGTLDEKIALNHVNLSLKPGDFVTVIGSNGAGKSTLMNMISGVLTPDVGSVIIDGQDVTNLPEYKRSRLIGRVFQDPMAGTAPTMTIEENLAMAYSRATPRKLRKGVTKKRREFFKEQLTSLHLGLENRLNAKVGLLSGGERQALSLLMATFTEPKILLLDEHTAALDPARAELITNLTKEIVEKLKLTTLMVTHNMQQALDLGNHLIMMDKGQIIYEANGEEKQKLSIEDLLNEFRRIRGEQMASDRAILG; encoded by the coding sequence ATGCTAACTCTGCAGCAGATATTTAAGATATTTAATGAGGGCACGCTCGACGAAAAAATAGCTCTTAATCATGTCAATTTGTCACTTAAGCCGGGGGATTTTGTTACAGTGATCGGCAGTAATGGCGCCGGTAAATCAACTTTAATGAATATGATCTCAGGGGTATTAACACCTGACGTAGGATCAGTTATTATTGATGGCCAAGATGTAACGAACTTACCTGAGTACAAACGGTCAAGATTAATTGGCCGAGTTTTTCAGGACCCTATGGCAGGAACAGCTCCTACAATGACAATTGAAGAAAACTTAGCAATGGCGTATTCACGGGCTACACCGAGAAAGCTAAGAAAAGGTGTTACCAAAAAAAGACGTGAATTTTTTAAAGAACAATTAACAAGCCTGCATTTAGGACTTGAGAATCGTCTAAATGCTAAAGTGGGTTTACTTTCTGGTGGAGAACGACAAGCATTGTCATTATTAATGGCAACCTTCACAGAACCTAAAATATTATTATTAGATGAACATACTGCTGCATTAGACCCTGCGCGTGCTGAATTGATCACGAACCTAACAAAAGAAATTGTGGAAAAGTTAAAGCTCACAACCCTAATGGTTACACATAATATGCAGCAAGCACTAGATTTAGGTAATCACTTGATCATGATGGATAAGGGACAAATTATATATGAAGCCAATGGTGAGGAAAAACAAAAGTTATCGATCGAAGACCTATTAAATGAATTTAGAAGAATTCGTGGGGAACAAATGGCTAGCGATCGTGCTATATTAGGCTAA
- a CDS encoding ABC transporter substrate-binding protein, whose translation MNWKKIIGSSVLSLALLAGCGTQEQESGQNASEPTNEPPAEEKAAYKVGITQIVEHPSLDSATEGFKKALEDAGLTVEFDEQIAQGDQNNNQTIANNFVGNQVDLIFANSTPSAQSALNATKDIPIIFTSVTDPVGASLVESMDKPGANITGTTDTHPDAIPNTVAFIDKYFEGNKVGMVFNAGEQNSVAQVDLVKQAMEGTDLEVVEVSVSTSAEVKQAAESLVGSADVIYIITDNTVVSALESVVAVATENDIPMFVGELDSVERGGFAAYGFDYYDIGYEAGVMGAQILKGEKTAADLPVQYPQNLKLVINKAQAAEMGIEMNSEWESIAEFIE comes from the coding sequence ATGAATTGGAAAAAGATTATTGGCAGTTCAGTTTTAAGCTTAGCTCTTTTAGCCGGTTGTGGTACGCAAGAGCAAGAATCTGGGCAAAATGCTAGTGAACCAACAAATGAACCACCAGCAGAAGAAAAAGCAGCTTATAAAGTTGGGATTACTCAAATCGTTGAGCATCCATCATTAGATTCTGCCACAGAGGGATTTAAGAAAGCCTTAGAGGATGCGGGATTGACTGTAGAATTTGATGAGCAAATTGCACAAGGTGATCAAAATAATAACCAAACAATCGCCAACAACTTCGTTGGTAATCAAGTAGACTTAATATTTGCTAATTCTACACCAAGTGCACAAAGTGCATTAAATGCTACGAAGGATATTCCAATTATCTTTACTTCTGTTACAGATCCTGTAGGTGCTAGTTTAGTAGAATCAATGGACAAGCCTGGAGCGAACATTACTGGAACAACAGATACACATCCAGACGCTATTCCAAATACGGTTGCTTTCATTGACAAATATTTTGAAGGTAACAAAGTAGGCATGGTATTTAATGCAGGTGAACAAAATTCTGTTGCACAGGTTGACCTAGTTAAACAAGCGATGGAAGGAACAGATCTTGAAGTAGTAGAAGTTTCTGTTTCTACGTCAGCAGAAGTAAAACAAGCGGCGGAATCATTAGTAGGATCTGCAGATGTTATTTACATTATTACAGATAATACTGTTGTATCTGCATTAGAAAGTGTTGTAGCAGTAGCTACGGAAAATGATATTCCAATGTTCGTTGGTGAGCTGGATTCAGTTGAGCGTGGTGGATTTGCTGCATATGGTTTTGATTATTATGATATCGGTTATGAAGCAGGTGTAATGGGTGCACAAATTTTAAAAGGTGAAAAAACTGCAGCTGATTTACCGGTTCAATATCCTCAGAATCTAAAGCTTGTAATCAATAAAGCGCAAGCAGCCGAAATGGGTATTGAAATGAATTCAGAATGGGAAAGTATCGCGGAATTTATTGAATAG
- a CDS encoding MBL fold metallo-hydrolase: MKLTVLGYWGGFPQANEASTGYILQDNDFTLLIDCGSAVLSKLQQFVKVMDLNAVILSHYHHDHVADIGPLQYARMIHTLLGKGDQCLPIYGHTYDQQAFENLTKQPHTIGMAYNPDEELTIGPFTITFLKTKHPVTCYAMRITNGTKTLVYTADSSYLPEFISFSKNADVLLCECNLYAGQDGASMGHMTSQEAGQIAHDANVRRLILTHLPHFGYHSDLLTETRNEFKGLVELAKEGLIVIP; this comes from the coding sequence GTGAAATTAACGGTACTAGGCTACTGGGGTGGATTCCCACAGGCGAATGAGGCATCCACAGGTTATATTTTGCAAGATAACGATTTTACACTACTTATTGATTGTGGTAGTGCAGTTTTATCTAAGCTACAACAATTTGTAAAAGTGATGGATCTTAATGCTGTAATTCTTTCTCATTACCATCATGATCATGTAGCGGACATTGGCCCGCTGCAATATGCACGAATGATCCATACTTTATTAGGCAAGGGTGACCAATGTTTACCGATATATGGGCATACGTATGATCAACAAGCCTTTGAAAATTTAACTAAGCAGCCGCATACCATTGGTATGGCTTATAATCCTGATGAGGAATTAACAATTGGGCCTTTTACAATTACGTTCTTAAAAACTAAACATCCGGTCACTTGCTATGCGATGCGGATAACAAATGGAACTAAAACATTGGTATATACTGCAGATTCTAGTTATTTACCGGAATTTATTTCATTTTCTAAAAATGCGGATGTGCTGCTTTGTGAATGCAATTTATATGCTGGACAAGATGGTGCAAGTATGGGGCATATGACGAGTCAGGAAGCGGGGCAAATTGCACATGATGCTAATGTTAGAAGATTGATACTAACACACCTACCTCACTTCGGTTACCATTCAGACTTATTAACTGAGACTAGGAATGAGTTTAAAGGTTTAGTTGAGTTAGCTAAAGAAGGTCTTATTGTAATACCTTAA
- a CDS encoding ABC transporter permease, which yields MFIAIFGSVESGIIYAIMALGVYLSFRILDFPDLTVDGSFVTGAAVTAILIVNGVNPFFATIVALFAGFIAGCITGLLHTKGKINALLSGILMMIALYSINLRIMGKSNVPLLNEETVITKLTNIWQVLGLDNLINNSLAAAGLDGYIPKTWAIIFFMLIITLCIKWITDWFLRTEVGLALRAVGDNKRMISSFSANTNTLTVIGLGISNGLVAFSGALVAQYNSFSDVGMGIGMIVIGLASVIIGEALFGTKTIARTTLAVIGGAIIYRIVLALALKVKFLETGDMKLITATIVVLALTVPKIIDSQREKKRKRVRRNAQMLEVSKGADNNANSAADI from the coding sequence ATGTTTATAGCAATATTCGGCTCGGTAGAATCAGGAATTATCTATGCAATAATGGCTCTAGGTGTATACCTCTCGTTTCGTATTTTAGATTTCCCTGATTTAACCGTTGATGGCAGTTTTGTAACTGGAGCAGCTGTTACTGCAATCTTAATAGTGAACGGTGTAAATCCTTTCTTTGCAACGATAGTTGCTTTGTTTGCTGGGTTTATCGCGGGATGTATAACAGGATTATTGCATACTAAAGGTAAAATTAATGCATTATTATCCGGAATATTAATGATGATAGCTTTATATTCTATCAATCTACGTATTATGGGAAAATCGAATGTTCCACTTTTAAATGAAGAAACAGTCATTACGAAATTAACAAATATTTGGCAGGTACTAGGCTTAGATAACCTAATTAATAATTCATTAGCTGCAGCGGGTTTGGATGGTTATATTCCAAAAACGTGGGCGATTATATTTTTTATGTTGATTATTACTTTGTGTATTAAATGGATCACCGACTGGTTTTTGCGGACAGAAGTTGGCTTGGCGCTTAGAGCAGTAGGGGATAATAAACGCATGATTTCCAGTTTTTCAGCTAATACGAATACACTTACTGTTATTGGTTTAGGAATTTCGAATGGATTAGTAGCTTTTTCGGGTGCATTAGTTGCACAGTATAATTCATTTAGTGATGTTGGAATGGGGATAGGTATGATTGTAATAGGCTTAGCATCGGTTATTATCGGTGAAGCGCTATTTGGTACTAAAACAATCGCCCGGACTACACTAGCAGTTATAGGTGGTGCCATCATCTACAGAATCGTCCTAGCGCTTGCGCTTAAGGTGAAGTTTTTAGAAACGGGCGATATGAAATTAATTACAGCTACAATTGTTGTTCTAGCTCTAACCGTGCCAAAAATTATTGACTCTCAAAGAGAGAAAAAGCGAAAACGAGTACGTCGAAATGCTCAGATGCTAGAAGTGAGTAAGGGAGCTGATAATAATGCTAACTCTGCAGCAGATATTTAA
- a CDS encoding bifunctional 4-hydroxy-2-oxoglutarate aldolase/2-dehydro-3-deoxy-phosphogluconate aldolase — translation MKKIEDLKRLTDSGLVAVIRRPKREDIRPIAEALVAGGVGALEITLDTEGALEAITELKRDLGDKVLVGAGTVIDKESAKRAIEHGSDFIFSPIYDVEMIQLTVRYGKISIPGVMTPTEILKAYEAGADILKIFPGGTLGASYIKDLQGPMAHIPIMPTGGVNLENVQDFINNGAVAVGVGGSLLDKNIIADKRWDDLRALAQAFTDKIQEAKGVK, via the coding sequence ATGAAAAAGATAGAAGATTTAAAACGATTAACTGATTCAGGGCTAGTAGCCGTAATTCGTAGACCGAAACGTGAGGATATCAGGCCGATTGCTGAAGCATTAGTAGCTGGTGGAGTTGGTGCTCTCGAAATTACTTTAGATACAGAAGGCGCATTAGAAGCTATTACAGAATTAAAAAGGGACTTAGGGGATAAAGTTCTTGTCGGAGCTGGAACTGTAATAGATAAGGAAAGCGCAAAACGTGCGATCGAACATGGCTCTGATTTCATTTTTTCTCCTATTTACGATGTTGAAATGATTCAATTAACAGTTCGCTATGGTAAAATTTCAATTCCAGGGGTCATGACACCAACGGAGATATTAAAAGCATATGAAGCAGGTGCAGATATTCTAAAAATCTTCCCAGGTGGGACGTTAGGTGCAAGCTATATAAAAGATTTACAAGGACCGATGGCACACATCCCGATCATGCCAACAGGTGGCGTCAATTTAGAAAATGTACAGGATTTTATTAATAATGGTGCTGTAGCAGTTGGAGTTGGGGGATCATTATTAGATAAAAATATCATTGCCGACAAGCGCTGGGATGACTTAAGAGCACTTGCGCAGGCATTTACTGATAAAATTCAAGAAGCAAAGGGAGTGAAGTAA
- a CDS encoding AEC family transporter, with translation MNIFIQVVLPVLLVFVAGFAIQKWRKLHIASVSAVGIYIMTPALVFRTFHTAELNIDYLNMLVFSFILLFAIILINKVYVKVKKYPPSLESGLILSTAFMNSGNYGAPIILFAYGEVGFAYSISILVIHSIFMNVFGVYYAARGESGYKLALKLIFQMPATYALIIALLFNWLNIKIPTNISSVVDIVADATIPTIMLVLGMQLAEISLKGMRWSEIIYGSIVRLFISPLLAIAIIFFIPMDPLLEKVLIVSSAMPTAAGIVLYAVQFDAEPDLVSGTTLVNTLISVITVTLLLIILG, from the coding sequence ATGAATATATTTATTCAAGTAGTGTTGCCGGTTCTGCTAGTGTTTGTGGCAGGCTTTGCTATACAAAAATGGCGTAAACTCCATATTGCATCGGTTTCTGCAGTCGGCATTTACATCATGACACCGGCATTGGTTTTTCGAACGTTTCATACAGCTGAATTAAATATAGATTATTTAAATATGCTAGTATTTTCGTTCATTCTATTATTTGCCATTATTTTGATAAACAAGGTCTATGTGAAAGTAAAAAAATATCCACCATCGCTTGAAAGTGGATTAATTTTATCGACTGCATTTATGAATTCGGGGAATTATGGTGCACCGATTATCTTATTCGCTTATGGTGAAGTAGGTTTTGCATATTCGATTTCAATTTTGGTGATTCATTCAATCTTTATGAATGTTTTTGGTGTTTATTATGCCGCAAGAGGAGAATCGGGCTATAAGCTGGCATTGAAATTAATATTTCAAATGCCAGCAACCTATGCACTAATTATTGCACTATTGTTTAATTGGTTAAACATTAAAATACCAACAAATATTTCATCAGTTGTTGATATTGTTGCGGATGCTACAATCCCAACCATTATGCTAGTACTTGGAATGCAATTGGCGGAGATATCATTAAAAGGCATGCGATGGAGCGAGATTATATACGGATCTATTGTTCGTTTATTTATATCACCTCTTTTAGCAATAGCAATTATATTTTTTATTCCTATGGATCCGCTCTTAGAAAAAGTATTAATTGTATCTTCTGCTATGCCAACAGCTGCAGGTATTGTTTTGTATGCAGTTCAATTTGATGCTGAGCCAGACCTTGTGTCAGGTACAACGCTAGTAAATACATTAATAAGTGTTATTACGGTTACATTATTACTAATAATACTAGGATAA
- a CDS encoding glycosyl hydrolase family 18 protein: MKKILALSISIIMIASLFPTVSMAAVNERLNMTYLFANSAAEPINYINMTNDSLNQVSPQYFEIENDGTLEINMPSNSKTFIEEMKKRNIEVVPFLANTWANGEKMFDNSEQIAETVASTIVEHNLDGINIDIEGLGSTYRDQFTNFIKILRGKLPKDKILTIAVAPNPWGTNKGWQGFYDYEALDRYVDFLFIMTYDERGGGTKDNGPVASLSFIEKSVQYALKYVSPEKLVLGIPFYGRVWNLEDVKDTENNNTNRVLGSSISLSKVESLLQTYNVELEYVKEHESVRGRFEIKSGDQPFKLKSWEDPLKPGTYEMWIENEESIMKKIELVHKYDLKGVGSWSLGQEDPVIWKNFRQWLDGLDFVDVPIGHWALGPIAYVKEKQWMLGKNDITTFMPSDSLTRAEAATVLVRVLKLNYLQEPSSPFSDVGSSYWAKGNIEIVRQHGIMKGTEADKFEPGKALSREEMAVVLERLLSSELSGTSGYLPFKDESKISSWAFSSVVRMSSNEIFSGYEDSTFRPKQAINRAEMAALLSRLSSYFN; encoded by the coding sequence ATGAAAAAAATCCTAGCATTATCCATTTCTATCATAATGATCGCAAGTTTATTTCCAACCGTAAGTATGGCTGCAGTAAACGAACGGCTTAATATGACTTATTTATTTGCCAACAGTGCAGCTGAACCTATTAATTATATAAATATGACTAATGATTCACTAAATCAAGTTTCTCCACAATACTTCGAAATTGAGAACGATGGCACACTTGAAATTAATATGCCTTCTAATAGTAAAACATTTATTGAGGAAATGAAAAAACGTAATATAGAAGTCGTACCGTTTTTGGCTAATACTTGGGCTAATGGCGAAAAAATGTTTGATAATAGTGAACAAATTGCGGAAACTGTTGCTAGTACAATTGTTGAACATAATCTTGACGGTATCAATATTGATATTGAAGGCTTAGGCTCGACATATCGAGATCAATTTACAAATTTTATTAAAATATTAAGAGGGAAGTTACCAAAAGATAAAATTTTAACAATTGCGGTTGCGCCGAACCCATGGGGAACAAATAAAGGTTGGCAAGGATTTTATGATTATGAAGCGCTTGATAGATACGTAGATTTTCTATTTATTATGACTTATGATGAAAGAGGCGGCGGAACGAAAGATAATGGTCCTGTAGCAAGTTTATCTTTTATAGAAAAATCCGTTCAATATGCTCTTAAATATGTATCTCCTGAAAAGCTCGTTTTAGGGATCCCGTTCTATGGACGGGTATGGAATCTAGAAGATGTGAAAGATACTGAAAATAATAATACAAATAGGGTATTAGGTAGTTCAATTTCCCTTAGCAAAGTAGAGTCATTGCTTCAAACATACAATGTAGAGCTAGAATATGTAAAAGAACATGAAAGTGTAAGAGGTCGATTTGAAATAAAGTCAGGTGATCAGCCATTTAAGCTAAAGTCATGGGAAGACCCATTAAAGCCCGGAACATATGAAATGTGGATAGAAAACGAGGAATCAATTATGAAAAAAATTGAACTCGTCCATAAATATGATTTAAAGGGTGTCGGAAGTTGGAGTTTAGGTCAAGAAGATCCTGTTATTTGGAAAAACTTCCGACAATGGTTAGATGGTTTAGATTTTGTTGATGTTCCAATTGGCCATTGGGCGCTAGGTCCGATTGCATATGTCAAAGAAAAGCAATGGATGTTAGGGAAAAATGATATTACAACCTTCATGCCATCTGATTCTTTAACACGTGCAGAGGCAGCTACGGTTCTAGTTCGTGTTCTAAAGCTTAATTATCTACAAGAACCTTCTTCACCATTTTCTGATGTCGGTTCTTCTTACTGGGCGAAAGGAAACATTGAAATTGTAAGACAGCATGGCATAATGAAAGGAACCGAGGCTGATAAATTTGAGCCCGGAAAGGCATTAAGTCGAGAAGAAATGGCGGTAGTTCTTGAGCGGTTGTTAAGTAGTGAATTGAGCGGAACATCGGGATATTTACCATTTAAGGATGAATCTAAAATTTCAAGCTGGGCATTTAGTTCAGTTGTTCGCATGAGTTCTAATGAAATTTTCTCAGGATATGAAGACAGCACATTTAGACCGAAACAGGCAATTAATCGTGCCGAAATGGCTGCGCTTTTAAGTCGTCTATCGAGCTACTTCAATTAA